Proteins co-encoded in one Rattus rattus isolate New Zealand chromosome 5, Rrattus_CSIRO_v1, whole genome shotgun sequence genomic window:
- the LOC116900435 gene encoding olfactory receptor 4C15-like, producing MQNQSFVTEFILLGLSQNLNVEKMLFVLFLFIYLATIGGNMIIVMTIMYSPTLLGSPMYFFLAFLSFLDACTSSTVTPKIIIDCFHERKIISFDCCMIQLFAVHFFTGAEVIVLASMAYDRYVAICKPLHYSSIMTQRLCEILVVVSWAGGFLHSIIQIIFTLQLPLCGPNVIDHYMCDLFPLLKLACTDTHIFVFLIFANSGAICIIIFSLLLVSYGVILFSLRAHSSEGRRKALSTCGSHIIVVLLFFVPCILIYARPTSAFSFEKNMLIFVNVLTPLLNPMVYTFRNKEMINAIRKMWKRL from the coding sequence ATGCAAAACCAAAGCTTTGTCACTGAGTTTATACTACTCGGACTTTCACAGAACCTGAATGTGGAGAAAatgctatttgttttgtttttatttatctatcttgcAACTATTGGGGGCAACATGATAATTGTGATGACCATCATGTACAGTCCTACACTGTTGGGctcccccatgtacttcttcttgGCCTTCCTGTCCTTTCTGGATGCTTGCACTTCTTCTACTGTCACCCCCAAGATAATTATAGACTGTTTCCATGAGAGGAAGATCATCTCCTTTGACTGTTGTATGATACAACTGTTTGCTGTCCACTTCTTCACTGGGGCAGAAGTGATTGTCCTGGCATCCATGGCCTATGACCGGTATGTGGCTATTTGCAAGCCCCTGCACTACTCTTCCATAATGACCCAGAGGCTCTGTGAAATTTTAGTTGTGGTATCCTGGGCAGGAGGTTTCTTGCATTCTATCATACAAATTATCTTCACTTTGCAGCTGCCTTTATGTGGACCAAATGTCATTGATCATTACATGTGTGACTTGTTCCCATTACTGAAGCTTGcctgcactgacacacacatatttgtctttttaatattTGCCAACAGTGGTGCTATATGCATTATAATCTTCTCTTTATTGCTTGTCTCCTATGGTGTCATCTTGTTTTCTCTGAGAGCCCACAGCTCTGAAGGTCGACGTAAAGCTCTCTCCACCTGTGGATCCCATATAATTGtcgtgcttttgttttttgttccatGCATATTGATATATGCAAGACCCACTTCTGCATTCTCCTTTGAGAAAAACATGCTTATATTTGTCAATGTCCTGACACCACTGCTCAATCCTATGGTTTACACATTCAGGAATAAGGAAATGATAAATGCCATCAGAAAAATGTGGAAAAGATTGTAG